The following are encoded in a window of Sminthopsis crassicaudata isolate SCR6 chromosome 3, ASM4859323v1, whole genome shotgun sequence genomic DNA:
- the LOC141559793 gene encoding stromelysin-1-like, whose protein sequence is MITMKSLLVLLLYLAFSEAHPLHPAATAGKMSMDRIQKYLEDFYHLEKDGKQFVRRKDSSPVVAKIQDMQRFLGLKVTGNLDDDTMEMMKKPRCGFPDVSPFRFFPYMPKWKKNEVTYRIVNYTDDMNQPDIDAAIERALKVWSDVTPLTFNRLREGEADIMISFAVQEHGDFIPFDGPGGVLGHAYPPGPKMNGDVHLDDDEKWTKDTTGVNLFLVAAHEFGHSLGLFHSTDTKALMYPVYNTNTDLTKFLLSQDDIDGIQSLYGFPDGPVPPTKSADTEKPEEKPVTCDPNMSFDAVSTLRGEMLFFKDRYFWRKSSNSIEPALSLLTAFWPSLPSGFDAAYELTTKDMVFIFKESKFWAVRGSDIQPGYPRDIYTLGFPQTVKKIDAAFFYKEKQKTYFFVNDIYWRYDEKRHSMDHGYPRQIATDFPGVDQKIDAAFEAFGFFYFFSGSTQFQFDPNAKMVTRTLKSNSWFNC, encoded by the exons ATGATCACAATGAAGAGCCTTCTAGTACTCTTGTTATATTTGGCATTTTCTGAAGCCCACCCTCTTCACCCAGCAGCCACAGCTGGAAAGATGAGCATGGATCGTATCCAG AAATACCTGGAAGACTTCTACCACCTTGAAAAAGATGGAAAGCAGTTTGTTCGTAGGAAGGACAGTAGCCCTGTTGTTGCAAAAATTCAAGATATGCAAAGGTTCTTGGGCTTAAAGGTGACTGGAAATTTGGATGATGACACTATGGAGATGATGAAGAAGCCCAGATGTGGATTTCCTGATGTTTCCCCTTTCCGTTTCTTTCCCTATATgcctaaatggaaaaagaatgaggTTACATACAG gaTTGTGAACTACACAGATGATATGAATCAGCCTGATATAGATGCTGCCATCGAGAGAGCTCTTAAAGTCTGGAGTGATGTTACTCCCCTCACATTCAACAGGCTCAGGGAAGGAGAGGCTGACATAATGATCTCTTTTGCCgtccaag agCATGGAGATTTTATACCCTTTGATGGACCTGGGGGAGTCTTGGGTCATGCTTATCCACCTGGGCCTAAGATGAATGGAGATGTTCACCTggatgatgatgaaaaatggaCAAAAGATACAACTG GAGTCAACTTATTTCTTGTTGCTGCTCATGAATTTGGCCATTCCCTGGGTCTTTTTCATTCTACTGACACCAAAGCTCTCATGTACCCAGTCTACAACACAAACACAGACCTCACAAAGTTCCTCCTTTCTCAGGATGATATCGATGGCATTCAGTCTCTATATG GTTTTCCAGATGGTCCAGTACCACCCACCAAGTCTGCAGACACAGAGAAGCCTGAAGAGAAGCCAGTAACTTGTGATCCAAACATGTCCTTTGATGCAGTGAGCACTCTTCGGGGAGAAATGTTGTTCTTTAAAGACAG GTACTTTTGGCGTAAGTCCTCCAACAGTATAGAACCGGCACTCTCTTTGCTGACTGCCTTTTGGCCCTCTCTTCCATCGGGTTTTGATGCTGCGTATGAGCTCACTACTAAggatatggtttttatttttaaag AAAGCAAGTTCTGGGCTGTCAGAGGAAGTGACATTCAGCCAGGTTACCCAAGAGATATCTATACTCTGGGCTTTCCACAAACTGTAAAGAAAATTGATGCAGCTTTTttctacaaagaaaaacaaaaaacatatttctttgtGAATGACATTTACTGGAG GTATGATGAAAAGAGACATTCTATGGATCATGGTTATCCCAGACAGATAGCAACCGACTTTCCAGGAGTGGACCAAAAGATCGATGCTGCTTTTGAGGCCTTTG gattcttctatttcttcagtgGATCCACCCAGTTTCAATTTGATCCTAATGCTAAGATGGTGACCAGAACCCTGAAGAGCAACAGCTGGTTTAATTGTTAA